Proteins co-encoded in one Pseudophryne corroboree isolate aPseCor3 chromosome 1, aPseCor3.hap2, whole genome shotgun sequence genomic window:
- the LOC134992127 gene encoding uncharacterized protein LOC134992127: MRASRKKVTFSEDPVILDSAGMKDHTHCGILQHYHQLIVKHLTLTSPVYRRLKEHGILTTDQIGLLEMEEFPDRKISKLIEVLKSADRHVFTTFCAVLHDTGQHHLAQILQMASSNKTPALPEVPPISRHKQVLNEALSLHVEYDKTIKEENVQLRKKIKRMRSQYMTNLQELEERVNIAKWERDLAIKERNIVYSENEALQNLNTELRALVRRLHETTLQSGAQDFRTLRSNVQDLGFSVNYLNEKSKRLYPATHLGLVYR, translated from the exons tGGACTCTGCAGGGATGAAGGATCACACTCACTGTGGAATTCTCCAGCACTATCACCAGCTCATTGTGAAACATCTCACTCTCACCTCTCCTGTGTACAGGAGGCTGAAAGAACATGGGATCCTGACAACAGATCAGATTGGATTACTGGAG ATGGAAGAGTTTCCAGACCGAAAGATTTCCAAACTTATCGAGGTACTGAAAAGTGCAGACCGCCATGTCTTCACTACATTCTGCGCGGTACTTCATGACACAGGACAGCATCACCTGGCCCAAATACTGCAAATGGCCTCAAGTAACAAAACACCTGCGTTACCGGAAG TACCACCGATCTCACGGCATAAACAAGTCCTAAATGAAGCATTGTCCCTACACGTGGAATATGATAAGACAATCAAAGAAGAAAATGTACAgctaagaaagaaaataaaaagaatGAGAAGCCAATATATGACAAA CTTGCAGGAACTGGAAGAGAGAGTAAATATAGCTAAATGGGAGCGTGACCTTGCCATCAAAGAGAGGAACATTGTATACAGTGAAAATGAAGCTCTGCAGAACCTCAACACTGAGCTTCGTGCCCTGGTCAGGAGATTGCATGAAACCACTCTACAATCTGGTGCACAGGACTTCAGGACTCTCCGTTCCAATGTACAGGACCTCGGATTCAGTGTAAATTACCTGAACGAAAAATCTAAGAGGCTTTATCCAGCGACACACTTAGGTCTTGTTTATAGGTGA